A single window of Drosophila suzukii chromosome 3, CBGP_Dsuzu_IsoJpt1.0, whole genome shotgun sequence DNA harbors:
- the LOC108019358 gene encoding mpv17-like protein isoform X2: MYKWLDRVFPGTTKIVIVKKLVLDQFVLTPYLLSVFYAGMSLMEGSEDTFLELREKFVPTFMRSCIFWLPAQVLNFSLVAPRFRVIYMGVCGLIWVNILCWTKRQSLPVAAKANAIETTKTATSIRNSET, encoded by the exons AT GTACAAATGGCTAGATCGCGTTTTTCCCGGCACTACAAAAATCGTAATAGTTAAAAAATTGGTACTGGATCAGTTTGTTCTAACGCCTTATCTACTGAGTGTTTTTTATGCAG GCATGTCCTTGATGGAGGGCTCTGAGGATACTTTCCTGGAACTGCGCGAGAAGTTCGTGCCGACTTTCATGCGTTCCTGTATTTTCTGGTTGCCCGCCCAGGTTTTGAACTTTTCCCTAGTGGCGCCCCGGTTCCGTGTTATCTATATGGGTGTTTGCGGTCTGATTTGGGTGAATATTCTCTGCTGGACCAAGAGGCAGAGTCTTCCAGTGGCTGCGAAGGCAAATGCAATTGAGACCACAAAAACTGCAACTTCTATAAGGAATTCCGAAACATGA
- the LOC108019350 gene encoding uncharacterized protein: protein MFSEPGDKTKTTKKTATLGGKGPRMNLSSILRSVSNGLGFGVAPKKKVSDPPLSPSYDNPILRSGSTSSSSSKNSALDPASSLLIPSEDEEDITPDENRLASNAANLSKNQNPYHQTIQQILRLVNELEHTIHEDQQQEFKLRMALDRQTERVQELVFSLDSEKKRNGRLVQLLRGIDTSSSGESDPEEKLQSGSHLKYRELCDSISPLLMQQRYDELSVSHRQSRRQLAKKDKALKVLKCETEQLHSKYDQLFDEYRGEQRRFEMLCARYIQMQMKKKQQIFNLKNTLNHASECIFHAQAAIEECCQQENPPISPENLQNFNRNLDCFMDALRNCCCLRKVHQIQQQQMQKEKEEDDQIIDIVTPRVLDPSTASSGTYVQDSLSRHRHRHSC, encoded by the exons ATGTTTTCAGAGCCGGGTGACAAGACAAAGACGACAAAGAAGACAGCGACACTAGGTGGGAAAGGACCAAGGATGAACCTGAGTTCCATCCTGAGGAGTGTGAGCAACGGTCTAGGCTTTGGGGTCGCCCCAAAGAAAAAGGTATCGGATCCTCCATTATCTCCTTCCTATGACAATCCCATCTTGCGCTCCGGTTCCACTTCGAGCTCCTCTTCCAAGAACTCCGCTCTGGATCCTGCTTCCAGTCTCTTGATTCCCTCGGAGGACGAAGAGGACATCACTCCCGACGAGAACCGCTTGGCATCGAATGCTGCAAACCTAAGTAAAAATCAAAATCCCTACCATCAGACCATCCAGCAGATCCTGCGACTGGTGAACGAACTGGAGCACACAATCCACGAGGATCAGCAGCAGGAATTCAAGCTACGAATGGCTCTTGATCGGCAGACGGAACGGGTTCAGGAACTGGTGTTTTCCCTGGATTCGGAGAAGAAACGAAATGGGCGATTGGTACAGCTGCTCCGGGGAATCGATACGTCCAGTTCCGGCGAAAGCGATCCGGAGGAGAAGCTACAAAGTGGATCCCATCTGAAGTACAGAGAATTATGCGATTCCATCAGTCCCCTGCTTATGCAACAACG CTACGATGAGCTCTCAGTTTCTCATCGCCAGAGTCGCCGCCAGTTGGCAAAGAAGGATAAGGCTCTCAAGGTTTTGAAATGCGAAACAGAGCAGTTGCACTCGAAATATGATCAGCTCTTCGATGAATATCGGGGCGAACAGCGCCGCTTTGAGATGCTGTGCGCTCGATATATCCAAATGCAGATGAAGAAAAAGCAGCAAATCTTCAACCTGAAGAATACACTAAATCATGCCAGTGAGTGCATCTTCCACGCCCAAGCGGCCATCGAGGAGTGTTGTCAACAGGAGAACCCGCCCATTTCCCCAGAAAACCTGCAAAACTTTAACAGGAATCTGGACTGCTTCATGGATGCCCTGAGGAACTGCTGCTGCCTACGAAAAGTTCACCAGATTCAGCAACAACAGATGCAGAAGGAAAAGGAGGAAGATGACCAGATCATTGATATAGTCACCCCAAGAGTATTGGATCCCTCCACTGCCAGTAGTGGCACCTACGTTCAAGACTCCTTAAGTAGACATCGTCACAGGCATTCTTGTTGA
- the LOC108019351 gene encoding dynein light chain Tctex-type produces MSTQRPRSLSTGKDPRRISAVSADSRSDGLSHSESEDELEPGNEVKPAADVTIYNSYNMGPAFGKKFPLPYIRFMMSQVVKEKLGNKNYVQSEALKWTRDVADEINLKMKGRGSCPRFKHVVNVMLYQQTGAGCFYGARAIWDELSDDYVTYTYDGGSFVCIAAVFGCYQY; encoded by the coding sequence ATGTCGACACAAAGGCCAAGAAGCTTGTCAACGGGTAAAGACCCTCGTCGAATATCCGCGGTCAGCGCAGATAGCCGTTCCGATGGACTGTCCCATAGTGAGTCCGAGGACGAACTCGAGCCCGGCAACGAAGTGAAGCCGGCGGCAGATGTCACCATCTATAACTCTTATAATATGGGACCTGCCTTCGGCAAGAAGTTCCCATTGCCGTACATTCGCTTTATGATGTCCCAAGTGGTCAAGGAGAAGCTGGGAAACAAGAACTACGTACAATCGGAAGCCCTAAAGTGGACCCGCGATGTCGCCGACGAAATAAACCTTAAGATGAAGGGTCGTGGATCCTGTCCAAGATTTAAGCACGTGGTAAACGTAATGCTCTATCAGCAGACTGGAGCGGGTTGTTTCTACGGAGCTCGTGCCATTTGGGACGAACTTTCCGATGATTATGTGACCTATACCTACGATGGCGGTAGTTTTGTTTGCATTGCAGCCGTTTTCGGTTGCTATCAGTATTGA
- the LOC108019353 gene encoding DDB1- and CUL4-associated factor 13, which produces MKVKMISRNPDNYVRETKLQQHKMPRNYDPALHPLEGPREYVRALNATKLDRVFAKPFVCNLSGHRDGVSCFGKHPKQLSCLATGAYDGEVRIWDLANRASSRNFVAHDGFVRGITYTQDGGRIFTVGDDKTIKVWKAEAPEVGEDEVPVNTILSKFGLHGISHNRKENKFATCGEVCAIWDEKHNDPLKTLKWGVDTLHTISYNPVETSILACCASDRSIILYDQREAQPLRKVVLTMKSNKLAWNPMEAFNFTVANEDCNLYTFDTRKLQTPLKVHFDHVSAVTDVDYSPTGKEFISGSYDKTIRLYNAHHSHSRDIYHTKRMQHVVCVAWSLDNRYVFSGSDEMNVRMWKANASEKLGVIRPRERVNFNYQEALKQKYAAHPQIKRIARHRQVPRHVLNAQKKMRTVKEKEQVKEANVRKHSKKGKVPFVSEKKKHVLKEEV; this is translated from the exons ATGAAGGTGAAAATGATCAGTCGCAATCCGGACAATTATGTGCGGGAAACCAAGCTGCAGCAGCACAAAA TGCCACGGAACTATGATCCTGCGCTGCATCCTTTGGAGGGTCCTAGGGAATATGTGCGTGCCCTGAATGCCACTAAATTGGACCGAGTGTTTGCCAAGCCCTTTGTCTGCAACCTAAGCGGACATCGCGATGGAGTCTCTTGCTTTGGGAAGCACCCCAAGCAACTTTCCTGTTTGGCCACCGGCGCCTACGACGGCGAAGTGCGCATTTGGGACTTGGCAAATCGGGCTAGTTCCCGGAACTTCGTGGCCCACGACGGCTTCGTCAGGGGCATAACTTACACCCAGGATGGCGGTCGCATCTTCACCGTGGGCGATGATAAAACCATCAAGGTGTGGAAGGCAGAGGCCCCTGAAGTGGGCGAGGATGAGGTGCCTGTGAATACCATACTGAGTAAATTTGGCCTTCACGGCATCTCGCACAATCGCAAGGAGAACAAGTTCGCCACCTGCGGAGAGGTGTGCGCCATTTGGGACGAGAAGCACAACGATCCCCTGAAGACCCTGAAGTGGGGCGTCGACACCCTGCACACCATATCCTACAATCCTGTGGAAACTAGCATCCTGGCCTGTTGTGCCAGCGACCGCAGCATTATCCTCTATGATCAAAGAGAGGCGCAGCCATTGAGAAAGGTCGTCCTTACCATGAAGAGCAACAAACTGGCCTGGAATCCCATGGAGGCCTTTAACTTCACAGTGGCCAACGAGGATTGCAA CCTTTACACTTTTGACACCCGCAAGCTGCAAACGCCCCTGAAGGTGCACTTTGACCACGTTTCTGCCGTCACTGACGTGGACTACTCGCCCACGGGCAAGGAATTCATCTCAGGAAGCTATGACAAGACTATCCGGCTCTACAACGCCCACCATAGCCACTCGCGGGACATCTACCACACCAAACGTATGCAGCATGTAGTATGCGTGGCCTGGTCGCTGGATAATCGATACGTCTTCTCCGGCTCCGATGAGATGAACGTGCGCATGTGGAAGGCAAATGCATCCGAAAAACTGGGCGTCATTCGTCCGCGTGAGCGGGTCAACTTCAATTACCAGGAGGCACTGAAGCAAAAGTATGCCGCTCATCCGCAGATCAAGCGAATCGCTCGCCATCGCCAAGTGCCTCGTCACGTGCTCAATGCACAGAAAAAGATGCGCACGGTCAAGGAGAAGGAACAGGTCAAGGAGGCCAATGTGCGCAAGCACTCCAAGAAGGGCAAGGTGCCTTTCGTCAGCGAAAAAAAGAAGCATGTGCTGAAGGAGGAGGTCTAG
- the LOC108019359 gene encoding deubiquitinase OTUD6B: MASDDEGIGDIDSRLEDVSLEDIGARHRRERKELQAKLQAMKKNAPKNNKNKRKEFLEEMARLEGELEQRHKKEMQTAEAKYSPEETEVKAPAEKPEVPVPDKEEHEEKEEDEEEQLPSSQRVSKAQKRRDKKAKEAREREAEIKTELQNAANQPTPKLIELQQITAKLSQRQLSLHNIASDGDCLYQSIRHQLLVNALPGHSVQELREETANYVRAHKDSLICYMVHPETGELLNDQQFEKYCQDIAKTHAWGGHIELKAISSLLRVPIEVIQAEGAPTLLGQEEFGGSPLVICYHRHIYQLGAHYNSTVPIA, from the exons atggCAAGCGATGATGAGGGAATTGGGGATATAGACTCACGCCTGGAGGATGTGAGCCTGGAGGATATAGGCGCCCGGCACCGCCGCGAGCGCAAGGAGCTGCAGGCAAAACTGCAGGCCATGAAGAAGAATGCCCcgaaaaacaataaaaacaagagGAAAGAGTTCCTGGAGGAGATGGCTCGCTTAGAAGGAGAACTGGAGCAGCGCCACAAGAAGGAAATGCAGACGGCCGAAGCCAAGTATTCGCCTGAGGAAACGGAAGTCAAGGCGCCTGCGGAAAAGCCGGAAGTTCCAGTGCCAGATAAGGAGGAGCACGAGGAAAAGGAGGAGGATGAGGAGGAGCAGCTGCCCTCCAGTCAGCGTGTGTCCAAGGCCCAGAAACGGCGGGATAAGAAAGCCAAGGAAGCCCGTGAACGGGAGGCTGAGATCAAAACGGAGCTCCAAAATGCTGCCAATCAGCCAACACCCAAATTAATCGAGCTCCAGCAGATCACAGCGAAGCTGTCCCAACGTCAACTATCCCTCCACAATATAGCCTCCGACGGCGATTGCTTGTATCAGTCCATCCGGCACCAACTCCTCGTAAATGCGCTTCCAG GTCACAGTGTTCAGGAATTGCGGGAGGAGACCGCCAACTATGTGCGTGCCCACAAGGACTCCCTCATTTGCTACATGGTTCATCCGGAAACGGGGGAGCTCCTTAACGACCAGCAGTTCGAAAAGTACTGCCAGGATATAGCCAAAACACACGCCTGGGGAGGCCACATCGAACTAAAGGCCATATCTTCGCTCCTTCGGGTGCCTATCGAAGTAATCCAAGCGGAGGGAGCACCCACGCTCCTGGGACAGGAGGAATTCGGTGGATCGCCGTTGGTCATCTGCTACCACCGTCACATTTACCAACTTGGCGCCCACTACAACTCCACAGTGCCAATAGCCTGA
- the LOC108019360 gene encoding sugar transporter SWEET1 has protein sequence MEALGDILAPHSELIAKVAGTITTLQFLSGVALMNDIRKKGSSDVYPVGPFLGGVVLTVLSLKLANIMNDAAMINTNLIGLVINFVFLFGFYYYASSGNRSKIWKQVGYASVFLLVVTAYANFEDPAKIEFRLGMLITGILVWLVGSPLLHLPKIIEKKSTEGMPFPIIFAGNLVAASWMLYAISIKNTVMVLQNLLLLVLGGIQLSMFAIYPNKPAAKKPKDSKKDK, from the exons ATGGAAGCACTGGGAGATATATTGGCGCCTCACAGCGAACTAATCGCCAAGGTAGCCGGCACAATCACTACCCTGCAATTCCTGTCCGGAGTGGCGctgatgaacgacatccgcAAGAAGGGTAGCAGCGACGTCTACCCCGTGGGTCCATTTCTAGGCGGAGTGGTGCT GACCGTTCTCAGCTTAAAGCTGGCAAACATTATGAACGATGCTGCCATGAtcaatacaaatttaattggTCTGGTTATCAACTTCGTCTTCCTCTTCGGATTTTACTACTATGCCTCGAGCGGAAACAGGAGCAAGATCTGGAAGCAGGTCGGCTACGCCTCGGTGTTCCTATTGGTCGTCACAGCATATGCCAACTTTGAGGACCCCGCCAAGATCGAGTTCCGCCTGGGAATGCTGATCACCGGAATCTTGGTTTGGTTAGTGGGTTCTCCACTCCTGCATCTGCCGAAAATCATTGAGAAGAAGAGCACCGAGGGCATGCCATTCCCAATTATCTTCGCTGGTAATCTAGTGGCCGCTTCCTGGATGTTATACGCTATTTCCATCAAAAATACTGTGATGGTG CTCCAGAATCTTCTGCTGCTGGTCTTGGGCGGCATTCAACTCTCCATGTTCGCTATTTATCCGAACAAGCCAGCTGCAAAGAAGCCGAAGGACAGCAAGAAGGACAAATAA
- the LOC108019358 gene encoding mpv17-like protein isoform X1: protein MARLFSGVRSLFRRYPIVTNSAIYGSLYVGAEYSQQFVSKRWLAPAAEREDIDYATIGRYAVMGTAVYAPTLYFWYKWLDRVFPGTTKIVIVKKLVLDQFVLTPYLLSVFYAGMSLMEGSEDTFLELREKFVPTFMRSCIFWLPAQVLNFSLVAPRFRVIYMGVCGLIWVNILCWTKRQSLPVAAKANAIETTKTATSIRNSET from the exons ATGGCTCGATTATTTTCGGGAGTCCGTTCTTTATTCCGTCGATATCCAATCGTGACCAATAGCGCCATCTATGGGAGTCTGTATGTGGGCGCCGAATATTCCCAGCAATTCGTATCCAAACGCTGGCTGGCC CCTGCGGCCGAGCGCGAGGATATCGATTATGCAACAATAGGAAGATATGCTGTGATGGGCACCGCAGTATATGCCCCAACACTTTACTTTTG GTACAAATGGCTAGATCGCGTTTTTCCCGGCACTACAAAAATCGTAATAGTTAAAAAATTGGTACTGGATCAGTTTGTTCTAACGCCTTATCTACTGAGTGTTTTTTATGCAG GCATGTCCTTGATGGAGGGCTCTGAGGATACTTTCCTGGAACTGCGCGAGAAGTTCGTGCCGACTTTCATGCGTTCCTGTATTTTCTGGTTGCCCGCCCAGGTTTTGAACTTTTCCCTAGTGGCGCCCCGGTTCCGTGTTATCTATATGGGTGTTTGCGGTCTGATTTGGGTGAATATTCTCTGCTGGACCAAGAGGCAGAGTCTTCCAGTGGCTGCGAAGGCAAATGCAATTGAGACCACAAAAACTGCAACTTCTATAAGGAATTCCGAAACATGA
- the Ran-like gene encoding GTP-binding nuclear protein Ran — MVTDSTTEVAAFKLILLGDGGTGKTTLVKRHITGEFQKTYLPTMGVEVRPLLFHTTRGLYRFNVWDIAGQEKFGSLRDGYYIGGQCAIIMFDLTSRITYKNVGNWHRDLTRDCGNIPIVMCGNKVDIQLRKLKSNQISFHRKKNLHYVEISAKSNYNFERPFVRLLRKLVGDPQLKLVKFPALQPPESIFTDEMRRRVDLDRMEADASPLPEVDEDL; from the coding sequence ATGGTGACTGATAGTACTACTGAGGTTGCTGCCTTTAAACTGATTCTTCTTGGTGATGGGGGAACAGGAAAGACTACCCTTGTGAAGCGGCACATAACCGGAGAATTCCAGAAGACTTACCTCCCGACAATGGGCGTGGAGGTGCGTCCTCTATTATTTCACACCACACGAGGACTGTATCGCTTTAACGTCTGGGATATCGCTGGCCAGGAGAAATTCGGAAGCCTACGCGATGGATATTACATCGGAGGTCAATGTGCCATTATAATGTTCGATCTGACCTCGAGGATTACCTACAAAAATGTGGGTAACTGGCACCGCGACTTGACTAGAGACTGCGGCAATATTCCGATTGTGATGTGCGGCAACAAGGTTGACATCCAACTTCGCAAGCTTAAGTCCAATCAAATTAGCTTCCACCGAAAGAAGAACCTTCATTACGTCGAGATATCGGCAAAGTCGAACTACAACTTTGAGAGACCCTTTGTCCGTCTGTTACGTAAGCTGGTTGGTGATCCCCAGTTGAAATTGGTGAAGTTCCCCGCCCTGCAACCTCCAGAATCGATCTTTACCGACGAAATGAGGAGAAGAGTGGACCTTGACAGGATGGAGGCGGATGCCTCTCCGCTTCCTGAGGTCGATGAAGACTTATAA